A window from Solanum stenotomum isolate F172 chromosome 5, ASM1918654v1, whole genome shotgun sequence encodes these proteins:
- the LOC125865098 gene encoding organelle RRM domain-containing protein 2, mitochondrial, with translation MALFRRIFSGSSTILQSQFSSIRLNSTLTSPKLFVSGLSRYTSDENLKKAFEEFGCLTEAKVITDRATGRSKGFGFVSYETIEEAEKAREGMNAKFLDGWVIFVDPAKPSMPRAPPPPPQDPLNFGITTNKTVGWTGR, from the exons ATGGCATTATTTCGTCGCATTTTCAGTGGATCTTCAACGATTCTTCAATCACAGTTTTCTTCAATTCGTTTGAATTCAACACTCACAAGTCCGAAGCTTTTTGTCAGCG GGCTTTCAAGATACACTAGTGATGAAAACCTTAAAAAGGCATTTGAAGAATTTGGATGTCTTACTGAAG CGAAAGTAATTACTGATAGAGCAACTGGGAGATCAAAGGGGTTCGGATTTGTTTCTTATGAAACAATAGAAGAAGCAGAAAAGGCTCGCGAAGGAATGAATGCCAAGTTCTTGGATGGCTGGGTAATTTTCGTTGACCCTGCAAAGCCAAGTATGCCTAGAGCTCCACCGCCACCTCCACAAGATCCACTGAATTTTGGGATAACAACAAATAAGACCGTTGGTTGGACTGGTCGATGA
- the LOC125865764 gene encoding probable acetyltransferase NATA1-like produces the protein MAAAAPPPPPSPTPAVISEDLLPTGYNVFSRIRLATIVDVPHIHKLIHQMAVFERLTHLFSATESSLSSTLFPENSPPPFTSFTVFLLEVSQIPFPLIDLNYPNFSPIHKTVNLDLPITDPQAETFRSCGNDAVVAGFVLFFPNYSSFLAKPGFYIEDIFVRECYRRKGFGKMLLSAVAAQAAKMGYGRVEWVVLDWNVNAIKFYEEMGAQIMQEWRVCRLTGDALQAFANINI, from the coding sequence ATGGCCGCCGCAGCACCTCCACCGCCGCCGTCGCCTACCCCCGCCGTCATCTCTGAGGACTTGCTTCCGACTGGCTACAATGTCTTTTCCCGAATTCGTCTTGCCACCATCGTCGACGTTCCTCATATCCACAAACTCATCCACCAGATGGCCGTGTTTGAGCGACTCACCCATCTCTTCTCCGCCACAGAATCTTCACTTTCCTCCACTCTCTTCCCTGAAAACTCCCCACCTCCGTTCACCTCCTTCACCGTTTTCCTTCTCGAAGTTTCTCAAATCCCTTTCCCTCTAATCGACCTAAACTACCCAaatttcagccccattcatAAAACGGTAAATCTGGATCTCCCGATTACCGACCCGCAAGCGGAAACGTTCAGATCGTGTGGAAATGATGCTGTGGTTGCTGGGTTTGTGTtgttttttcctaattattcgTCCTTCTTAGCGAAACCTGGGTTTTACATCGAGGATATATTTGTGAGAGAGTGTTATAGGAGGAAAGGTTTTGGGAAGATGTTGTTGTCAGCTGTGGCTGCTCAGGCGGCGAAAATGGGGTATGGAAGAGTGGAATGGGTGGTTCTAGATTGGAATGTGAATGCGATCAAGTTTTATGAAGAAATGGGAGCTCAAATTATGCAGGAATGGAGGGTTTGTAGGTTGACTGGTGATGCCCTTCAAGCCTTTGCAAATATCAACATTTGA